A section of the Scleropages formosus chromosome 16, fSclFor1.1, whole genome shotgun sequence genome encodes:
- the sh3d19 gene encoding SH3 domain-containing protein 19 isoform X2 yields MAEARLVEDEEEIRGLREPVRIRNSATDHSEGNKPDHRLSSQGALSSIRAAIRRPLRTSHCNTSRDRSSRRRPEITVVSVEPLSSNPWFATASGEFPLHPPCSEPVWCQRFPEAVQHPPSYEQVIREKRLEENVSCAITPRHAATKTIATQTDVLDNNTSVKEYKSASQSIAKKPQKPPRLLEAPLVLCQSTGSAETHPREEPNLIVAQSPDTSNLDPISNSFLTNSEQLCLPSEPCKPCSTDTKNCAVRTDQSPSDFGLDSISNSLRNTEQLCIPAETCKHCSLPVEEPTDTKNSTVEADQSLATSSLDSTNDPFLSATEPLCASAEPCAPCSVCVEEPTRDFPTNSSLPKPTRPIPRPRTKPNLQLVNREVKVQTLVRFKDDGESALVIPCTAEVSSSSYLSDLLDVFGEGELSQSEQRDDTSESDMCDNDNMSTLHSQRNIRARIQAFENQASMDSGNGAPVTKPEPFPRTQQPNPPAVPIKPAIVPKPTNRGFLEETPAPMPVPSLAPKPQLPPRNAEEENGLGTVTPSMKATALPPSRTSVLARANSLMAQGYQPSARRPTPPVLPKSSLDLGSLTNNTAPLPVSDIPGLDDWETTGSVPAKPLRAVQSIPSGPSVSRKPSVIRVPSKLGSTCEDEPQDTPFSLPVQWPIGGRVPAVTRKPSITSKPTYQAELQDSSHPEIVSSSVPALSLPPRPIGGKVLPPRPPPAKVGPGRPPPPKTGATHRSSFQAGTSVSTSRQRQSQRTSKQGPVLPPRPNPGHALYNKYTLGVPHGIAEFDYNGTNSGELSFQKNEVLLLLEQIDSNTFECQVGDTRGRVRKSYMKIITPLFNVSGDSDLEATSFNQTRRGVSSDLEVRALHDFTPESPEELALRVGDTVSNIKEVDSEWYSGTCRGRTGFFPRNYVKVLSTIPPPPASGKRRRPGPLEVSGPRCVARFDFEGEHSDELTFSEGDVIQLKKYVDEEWAEGELGSHAGIFPLNFVEVIEDLPAPPSQQFLPTKMTLPGMTSKNQEKHSQSEPSEGEWAVTLYDFTAETDQELTLQQGDRVLVTERVDADWCSGKLHGREGLFPSAFVEFCAGKGAHAGGCLRSSRGLKEMVDDSCFPALPPAITEGAQRARALYDFSSQCEEELSMKVGDIIIGVESVDHEWFVGELHGQRGLVPKSYIQLL; encoded by the exons tcaagGAGCTCTGTCCTCTATTAGAGCAGCCATCAGGAGAC CATTGAGAACCAGTCACTGCAACACCTCTCGGGACAGAAG CTCTCGCAGGCGGCCAGAGATAACTGTCGTGTCTGTAGAACCACTGTCTTCAAACCCCTGGTTTGCTACGGCTTCTGGGGAATTTCCACTCCATCCACCGTGTAGTGAACCAGTCTGGTGCCAACGCTTCCCAGAAGCTGTTCAG CACCCACCATCCTATGAACAAGTGATCAGGGAGAAGAGACTGGAGGAAAATGTATCCTGTGCTATTACTCCTAGACATGCTGCTACCAAAACCATTGCCACACAAACTGATGTGCTAGATAATAACACCTCTGTCAAAGAATACAAGTCAGCTTCCCAGTCTATTG CTAAAAAGCCCCAGAAACCACCCAGATTGCTTGAAGCCCCCTTGGTGTTGTGCCAGTCTACAGGTTCAGCAGAGACTCATCCCCGTGAAGAACCAAATCTGATAGTTGCTCAGAGTCCTGACACCTCCAATTTAGACCCAATAAGCAACTCTTTCCTGACTAACTCTGAGCAGCTCTGTCTCCCATCTGAGCCCTGCAAACCCTGTTCTACTGACACTAAGAACTGTGCTGTGAGAACTGATCAGAGTCCTTCTGACTTTGGTTTAGACTCTATAAGCAACTCCTTGCGCAACACTGAGCAACTGTGTATTCCTGCTGAGACTTGCAAACATTGCTCTCTCCCTGTAGAGGAACCTACAGACACTAAGAACAGTACTGTGGAAGCTGATCAGAGTTTAGCCACCTCCAGTTTAGACTCCACAAACGATCCATTTCTGTCTGCCACTGAACCACTCTGTGCCTCTGCTGAGCCTTGTGcaccctgctctgtctgtgtagaGGAACCTACCAGAGATTTTCCCACTAACTCAAGTCTGCCCAAACCCACCCGTCCAATACCACGTCCCCGCACCAAACCCAACCTGCAGCTTGTCAACAGGGAGGTCAAAGTGCAGACACTGGTCAGGTTTAAAGATGATGGGGAGTCTGCCTTGGTGATCCCTTGTACTGCAGAGGTTTCCTCAAGCAGCTATTTGAGTGACCTCTTGGATGTTTTTGGCGAGGGTGAGCTGAGCCAAAGTGAACAGAGAGACGATACCTCAGAGAGTGACATGTGTGACAACGACAATATGAGCACCTTGCACAGCCAACGCAACATCCGGGCCAGGATCCAGGCCTTTGAGAATCAGGCCAGCATGGATAGTGGCAATGGAGCACCTGTGACAAAACCAGAACCATTCCCACGCACACAGCAGCCAAATCCCCCAGCGGTGCCCATCAAACCAGCCATTGTTCCAAAGCCCACCAACAGGGGTTTCTTAGAGGAGACCCCTGCCCCCATGCCAGTCCCCAGCCTTGCCCCTAAGCCCCAGCTTCCTCCAAGGAATGCAGAAGAAGAGAATGGGTTGGGAACTGTGACTCCTTCTATGAAGGCTACGGCTTTGCCACCCTCAAGGACGTCCGTACTCGCCCGGGCAAATAGTCTTATGGCCCAGGGGTACCAGCCTAGTGCTAGACGTCCCACTCCACCTGTCCTGCCAAAGTCTAGCCTGGACCTGGGTTCACTCACCAACAACACAGCCCCACTGCCTGTGTCAGACATCCCAGGGCTGGATGACTGGGAGACAACAG GTAGTGTTCCAGCGAAACCTTTACgtgcagttcagagtattcctAGTGGGCCAAGTGTTTCTCGAAAGCCTTCAGTGATCAGAGTCCCAAGTAAGCTTGGTTCAA CATGTGAAGATGAACCTCAGGACACACCTTTTTCACTGCCAGTCCAGTGGCCCATAGGTGGTCGGGTTCCAGCTGTGACACGGAAGCCAAGTATTACATCAAAACCTACTTACCAGGCAGAACTGCAG GATTCTAGTCATCCCGAGATTGTCAGCAGCTCTGTGCCTGCCTTGTCCCTTCCTCCTCG ACCCATTGGAGGCAAAGTGCTTCCCCCTCGGCCTCCACCAGCCAAAGTGGGGCCAGGACGCCCCCCTCCTCCAAAGACTGGTGCCACCCACCGCTCTTCCTTCCAGGCTGGGACAAGTGTGTCTACATCCAGACAACGTCAAAGTCAGAGGACATCCAAGCAAGGTCCTGTACTGCCCCCCAGGCCCAACCCTGGACATGCACTCTACAACAAATACACA CTGGGAGTTCCACATGGAATTGCAGAGTTTGACTACAATGGCACAAATTCAGGCGAGCTTTCCTTTCAG AAAAATGAGGTTCTGTTGCTGCTAGAACAGATTGACAGCAATACCTTTGAGTGCCAAGTTGGGGATACCAGGGGACGTGTGCGCAAGTCCTACATGAAGATCATCACTCCTCTTTTTAATGTCTCTGGTGATTCAGACCTGGAG GCTACAAGTTTCAACCAAACTAGACGAGGAGTGAGCAGTGATCTAGAAGTGCGCGCTCTTCATGACTTTACTCCAG AGAGCCCTGAAGAACTGGCACTAAGGGTGGGAGACACAGTGTCCAACATAAAGGAAGTGGACAGCGAGTGGTATTCTGGAACCTGCCGAGGACGCACTGGATTCTTCCCAAGAAACTATGTCAAAGTGCTG TCCACAATCCCCCCTCCACCAGCAAGTGGAAAGAGAAGGCGCCCAGGGCCACTGGAAGTCAG TGGCCCTCGGTGTGTAGCACGGTTTGACTTTGAAGGCGAGCACAGTGATGAGCTGACCTTCTCCGAAGGAGATGTGATTCAACTAAAGAAGTACGTGGATGAAGAATGGGCAGAGGGGGAGCTTGGCAGTCACGCGGGCATTTTCCCCCTCAACTTTGTCGAGGTCATAGAGGACTTGCCGGCCCCGCCTTCCCAGCAGTTTCTTCCAACAAAGATGACACTTCCTG GTATGACTTCTAAGAATCAGGAGAAACATAGCCAG TCTGAACCTTCAGAAGGGGAGTGGGCTGTGACTTTGTATGACTTCACAGCCGAGACAGACCAGGAACTCACCCTTCAGCAGGGGGACCGTGTCCTGGTCACAGAGCGTGTTGATGCTGACTGGTGCTCTGGCAAGCTGCATGGCAGAGAGGGGCTCTTCCCCTCTGCCTTTGTGGAGTTCTGCGCAGGTAAGGGGGCTCATGCAGGGGGATGCTTGAGGAGCTCACGGGGATTGAAGGAGATGGTTGACGACTCTTGTTTTCCAGCCCTGCCGCCAGCCATCACAGAGGGAGCGCAAAGAGCAAGAGCTTTGTATGATTTCAGCTCGCAGTGTGAAGAAGAGCTGTCCATGAAG gTGGGTGACATTATTATAGGAGTGGAGTCTGTCGATCATGAATGGTTTGTTGGGGAACTCCATGGCCAGCGTGGATTGGTCCCCAAGAGCTACATCCAGCTTCTCTAG
- the sh3d19 gene encoding SH3 domain-containing protein 19 isoform X4 codes for MAEARLVEDEEEIRGLREPVRIRNSATDHSEGNKPDHRLSSQGALSSIRAAIRRPLRTSHCNTSRDRSSRRRPEITVVSVEPLSSNPWFATASGEFPLHPPCSEPVWCQRFPEAVQHPPSYEQVIREKRLEENVSCAITPRHAATKTIATQTDVLDNNTSVKEYKSASQSIAKKPQKPPRLLEAPLVLCQSTGSAETHPREEPNLIVAQSPDTSNLDPISNSFLTNSEQLCLPSEPCKPCSTDTKNCAVRTDQSPSDFGLDSISNSLRNTEQLCIPAETCKHCSLPVEEPTDTKNSTVEADQSLATSSLDSTNDPFLSATEPLCASAEPCAPCSVCVEEPTRDFPTNSSLPKPTRPIPRPRTKPNLQLVNREVKVQTLVRFKDDGESALVIPCTAEVSSSSYLSDLLDVFGEGELSQSEQRDDTSESDMCDNDNMSTLHSQRNIRARIQAFENQASMDSGNGAPVTKPEPFPRTQQPNPPAVPIKPAIVPKPTNRGFLEETPAPMPVPSLAPKPQLPPRNAEEENGLGTVTPSMKATALPPSRTSVLARANSLMAQGYQPSARRPTPPVLPKSSLDLGSLTNNTAPLPVSDIPGLDDWETTGSVPAKPLRAVQSIPSGPSVSRKPSVIRVPSKLGSTCEDEPQDTPFSLPVQWPIGGRVPAVTRKPSITSKPTYQAELQDSSHPEIVSSSVPALSLPPRPIGGKVLPPRPPPAKVGPGRPPPPKTGATHRSSFQAGTSVSTSRQRQSQRTSKQGPVLPPRPNPGHALYNKYTLGVPHGIAEFDYNGTNSGELSFQKNEVLLLLEQIDSNTFECQVGDTRGRVRKSYMKIITPLFNVSGDSDLEATSFNQTRRGVSSDLEVRALHDFTPESPEELALRVGDTVSNIKEVDSEWYSGTCRGRTGFFPRNYVKVLVSASTIPPPPASGKRRRPGPLEVSGPRCVARFDFEGEHSDELTFSEGDVIQLKKYVDEEWAEGELGSHAGIFPLNFVEVIEDLPAPPSQQFLPTKMTLPGMTSKNQEKHSQSEPSEGEWAVTLYDFTAETDQELTLQQGDRVLVTERVDADWCSGKLHGREGLFPSAFVEFCAALPPAITEGAQRARALYDFSSQCEEELSMKVGDIIIGVESVDHEWFVGELHGQRGLVPKSYIQLL; via the exons tcaagGAGCTCTGTCCTCTATTAGAGCAGCCATCAGGAGAC CATTGAGAACCAGTCACTGCAACACCTCTCGGGACAGAAG CTCTCGCAGGCGGCCAGAGATAACTGTCGTGTCTGTAGAACCACTGTCTTCAAACCCCTGGTTTGCTACGGCTTCTGGGGAATTTCCACTCCATCCACCGTGTAGTGAACCAGTCTGGTGCCAACGCTTCCCAGAAGCTGTTCAG CACCCACCATCCTATGAACAAGTGATCAGGGAGAAGAGACTGGAGGAAAATGTATCCTGTGCTATTACTCCTAGACATGCTGCTACCAAAACCATTGCCACACAAACTGATGTGCTAGATAATAACACCTCTGTCAAAGAATACAAGTCAGCTTCCCAGTCTATTG CTAAAAAGCCCCAGAAACCACCCAGATTGCTTGAAGCCCCCTTGGTGTTGTGCCAGTCTACAGGTTCAGCAGAGACTCATCCCCGTGAAGAACCAAATCTGATAGTTGCTCAGAGTCCTGACACCTCCAATTTAGACCCAATAAGCAACTCTTTCCTGACTAACTCTGAGCAGCTCTGTCTCCCATCTGAGCCCTGCAAACCCTGTTCTACTGACACTAAGAACTGTGCTGTGAGAACTGATCAGAGTCCTTCTGACTTTGGTTTAGACTCTATAAGCAACTCCTTGCGCAACACTGAGCAACTGTGTATTCCTGCTGAGACTTGCAAACATTGCTCTCTCCCTGTAGAGGAACCTACAGACACTAAGAACAGTACTGTGGAAGCTGATCAGAGTTTAGCCACCTCCAGTTTAGACTCCACAAACGATCCATTTCTGTCTGCCACTGAACCACTCTGTGCCTCTGCTGAGCCTTGTGcaccctgctctgtctgtgtagaGGAACCTACCAGAGATTTTCCCACTAACTCAAGTCTGCCCAAACCCACCCGTCCAATACCACGTCCCCGCACCAAACCCAACCTGCAGCTTGTCAACAGGGAGGTCAAAGTGCAGACACTGGTCAGGTTTAAAGATGATGGGGAGTCTGCCTTGGTGATCCCTTGTACTGCAGAGGTTTCCTCAAGCAGCTATTTGAGTGACCTCTTGGATGTTTTTGGCGAGGGTGAGCTGAGCCAAAGTGAACAGAGAGACGATACCTCAGAGAGTGACATGTGTGACAACGACAATATGAGCACCTTGCACAGCCAACGCAACATCCGGGCCAGGATCCAGGCCTTTGAGAATCAGGCCAGCATGGATAGTGGCAATGGAGCACCTGTGACAAAACCAGAACCATTCCCACGCACACAGCAGCCAAATCCCCCAGCGGTGCCCATCAAACCAGCCATTGTTCCAAAGCCCACCAACAGGGGTTTCTTAGAGGAGACCCCTGCCCCCATGCCAGTCCCCAGCCTTGCCCCTAAGCCCCAGCTTCCTCCAAGGAATGCAGAAGAAGAGAATGGGTTGGGAACTGTGACTCCTTCTATGAAGGCTACGGCTTTGCCACCCTCAAGGACGTCCGTACTCGCCCGGGCAAATAGTCTTATGGCCCAGGGGTACCAGCCTAGTGCTAGACGTCCCACTCCACCTGTCCTGCCAAAGTCTAGCCTGGACCTGGGTTCACTCACCAACAACACAGCCCCACTGCCTGTGTCAGACATCCCAGGGCTGGATGACTGGGAGACAACAG GTAGTGTTCCAGCGAAACCTTTACgtgcagttcagagtattcctAGTGGGCCAAGTGTTTCTCGAAAGCCTTCAGTGATCAGAGTCCCAAGTAAGCTTGGTTCAA CATGTGAAGATGAACCTCAGGACACACCTTTTTCACTGCCAGTCCAGTGGCCCATAGGTGGTCGGGTTCCAGCTGTGACACGGAAGCCAAGTATTACATCAAAACCTACTTACCAGGCAGAACTGCAG GATTCTAGTCATCCCGAGATTGTCAGCAGCTCTGTGCCTGCCTTGTCCCTTCCTCCTCG ACCCATTGGAGGCAAAGTGCTTCCCCCTCGGCCTCCACCAGCCAAAGTGGGGCCAGGACGCCCCCCTCCTCCAAAGACTGGTGCCACCCACCGCTCTTCCTTCCAGGCTGGGACAAGTGTGTCTACATCCAGACAACGTCAAAGTCAGAGGACATCCAAGCAAGGTCCTGTACTGCCCCCCAGGCCCAACCCTGGACATGCACTCTACAACAAATACACA CTGGGAGTTCCACATGGAATTGCAGAGTTTGACTACAATGGCACAAATTCAGGCGAGCTTTCCTTTCAG AAAAATGAGGTTCTGTTGCTGCTAGAACAGATTGACAGCAATACCTTTGAGTGCCAAGTTGGGGATACCAGGGGACGTGTGCGCAAGTCCTACATGAAGATCATCACTCCTCTTTTTAATGTCTCTGGTGATTCAGACCTGGAG GCTACAAGTTTCAACCAAACTAGACGAGGAGTGAGCAGTGATCTAGAAGTGCGCGCTCTTCATGACTTTACTCCAG AGAGCCCTGAAGAACTGGCACTAAGGGTGGGAGACACAGTGTCCAACATAAAGGAAGTGGACAGCGAGTGGTATTCTGGAACCTGCCGAGGACGCACTGGATTCTTCCCAAGAAACTATGTCAAAGTGCTGGTGAGTGCT TCCACAATCCCCCCTCCACCAGCAAGTGGAAAGAGAAGGCGCCCAGGGCCACTGGAAGTCAG TGGCCCTCGGTGTGTAGCACGGTTTGACTTTGAAGGCGAGCACAGTGATGAGCTGACCTTCTCCGAAGGAGATGTGATTCAACTAAAGAAGTACGTGGATGAAGAATGGGCAGAGGGGGAGCTTGGCAGTCACGCGGGCATTTTCCCCCTCAACTTTGTCGAGGTCATAGAGGACTTGCCGGCCCCGCCTTCCCAGCAGTTTCTTCCAACAAAGATGACACTTCCTG GTATGACTTCTAAGAATCAGGAGAAACATAGCCAG TCTGAACCTTCAGAAGGGGAGTGGGCTGTGACTTTGTATGACTTCACAGCCGAGACAGACCAGGAACTCACCCTTCAGCAGGGGGACCGTGTCCTGGTCACAGAGCGTGTTGATGCTGACTGGTGCTCTGGCAAGCTGCATGGCAGAGAGGGGCTCTTCCCCTCTGCCTTTGTGGAGTTCTGCGCAG CCCTGCCGCCAGCCATCACAGAGGGAGCGCAAAGAGCAAGAGCTTTGTATGATTTCAGCTCGCAGTGTGAAGAAGAGCTGTCCATGAAG gTGGGTGACATTATTATAGGAGTGGAGTCTGTCGATCATGAATGGTTTGTTGGGGAACTCCATGGCCAGCGTGGATTGGTCCCCAAGAGCTACATCCAGCTTCTCTAG
- the sh3d19 gene encoding SH3 domain-containing protein 19 isoform X1 — protein MAEARLVEDEEEIRGLREPVRIRNSATDHSEGNKPDHRLSSQGALSSIRAAIRRPLRTSHCNTSRDRSSRRRPEITVVSVEPLSSNPWFATASGEFPLHPPCSEPVWCQRFPEAVQHPPSYEQVIREKRLEENVSCAITPRHAATKTIATQTDVLDNNTSVKEYKSASQSIAKKPQKPPRLLEAPLVLCQSTGSAETHPREEPNLIVAQSPDTSNLDPISNSFLTNSEQLCLPSEPCKPCSTDTKNCAVRTDQSPSDFGLDSISNSLRNTEQLCIPAETCKHCSLPVEEPTDTKNSTVEADQSLATSSLDSTNDPFLSATEPLCASAEPCAPCSVCVEEPTRDFPTNSSLPKPTRPIPRPRTKPNLQLVNREVKVQTLVRFKDDGESALVIPCTAEVSSSSYLSDLLDVFGEGELSQSEQRDDTSESDMCDNDNMSTLHSQRNIRARIQAFENQASMDSGNGAPVTKPEPFPRTQQPNPPAVPIKPAIVPKPTNRGFLEETPAPMPVPSLAPKPQLPPRNAEEENGLGTVTPSMKATALPPSRTSVLARANSLMAQGYQPSARRPTPPVLPKSSLDLGSLTNNTAPLPVSDIPGLDDWETTGSVPAKPLRAVQSIPSGPSVSRKPSVIRVPSKLGSTCEDEPQDTPFSLPVQWPIGGRVPAVTRKPSITSKPTYQAELQDSSHPEIVSSSVPALSLPPRPIGGKVLPPRPPPAKVGPGRPPPPKTGATHRSSFQAGTSVSTSRQRQSQRTSKQGPVLPPRPNPGHALYNKYTLGVPHGIAEFDYNGTNSGELSFQKNEVLLLLEQIDSNTFECQVGDTRGRVRKSYMKIITPLFNVSGDSDLEATSFNQTRRGVSSDLEVRALHDFTPESPEELALRVGDTVSNIKEVDSEWYSGTCRGRTGFFPRNYVKVLVSASTIPPPPASGKRRRPGPLEVSGPRCVARFDFEGEHSDELTFSEGDVIQLKKYVDEEWAEGELGSHAGIFPLNFVEVIEDLPAPPSQQFLPTKMTLPGMTSKNQEKHSQSEPSEGEWAVTLYDFTAETDQELTLQQGDRVLVTERVDADWCSGKLHGREGLFPSAFVEFCAGKGAHAGGCLRSSRGLKEMVDDSCFPALPPAITEGAQRARALYDFSSQCEEELSMKVGDIIIGVESVDHEWFVGELHGQRGLVPKSYIQLL, from the exons tcaagGAGCTCTGTCCTCTATTAGAGCAGCCATCAGGAGAC CATTGAGAACCAGTCACTGCAACACCTCTCGGGACAGAAG CTCTCGCAGGCGGCCAGAGATAACTGTCGTGTCTGTAGAACCACTGTCTTCAAACCCCTGGTTTGCTACGGCTTCTGGGGAATTTCCACTCCATCCACCGTGTAGTGAACCAGTCTGGTGCCAACGCTTCCCAGAAGCTGTTCAG CACCCACCATCCTATGAACAAGTGATCAGGGAGAAGAGACTGGAGGAAAATGTATCCTGTGCTATTACTCCTAGACATGCTGCTACCAAAACCATTGCCACACAAACTGATGTGCTAGATAATAACACCTCTGTCAAAGAATACAAGTCAGCTTCCCAGTCTATTG CTAAAAAGCCCCAGAAACCACCCAGATTGCTTGAAGCCCCCTTGGTGTTGTGCCAGTCTACAGGTTCAGCAGAGACTCATCCCCGTGAAGAACCAAATCTGATAGTTGCTCAGAGTCCTGACACCTCCAATTTAGACCCAATAAGCAACTCTTTCCTGACTAACTCTGAGCAGCTCTGTCTCCCATCTGAGCCCTGCAAACCCTGTTCTACTGACACTAAGAACTGTGCTGTGAGAACTGATCAGAGTCCTTCTGACTTTGGTTTAGACTCTATAAGCAACTCCTTGCGCAACACTGAGCAACTGTGTATTCCTGCTGAGACTTGCAAACATTGCTCTCTCCCTGTAGAGGAACCTACAGACACTAAGAACAGTACTGTGGAAGCTGATCAGAGTTTAGCCACCTCCAGTTTAGACTCCACAAACGATCCATTTCTGTCTGCCACTGAACCACTCTGTGCCTCTGCTGAGCCTTGTGcaccctgctctgtctgtgtagaGGAACCTACCAGAGATTTTCCCACTAACTCAAGTCTGCCCAAACCCACCCGTCCAATACCACGTCCCCGCACCAAACCCAACCTGCAGCTTGTCAACAGGGAGGTCAAAGTGCAGACACTGGTCAGGTTTAAAGATGATGGGGAGTCTGCCTTGGTGATCCCTTGTACTGCAGAGGTTTCCTCAAGCAGCTATTTGAGTGACCTCTTGGATGTTTTTGGCGAGGGTGAGCTGAGCCAAAGTGAACAGAGAGACGATACCTCAGAGAGTGACATGTGTGACAACGACAATATGAGCACCTTGCACAGCCAACGCAACATCCGGGCCAGGATCCAGGCCTTTGAGAATCAGGCCAGCATGGATAGTGGCAATGGAGCACCTGTGACAAAACCAGAACCATTCCCACGCACACAGCAGCCAAATCCCCCAGCGGTGCCCATCAAACCAGCCATTGTTCCAAAGCCCACCAACAGGGGTTTCTTAGAGGAGACCCCTGCCCCCATGCCAGTCCCCAGCCTTGCCCCTAAGCCCCAGCTTCCTCCAAGGAATGCAGAAGAAGAGAATGGGTTGGGAACTGTGACTCCTTCTATGAAGGCTACGGCTTTGCCACCCTCAAGGACGTCCGTACTCGCCCGGGCAAATAGTCTTATGGCCCAGGGGTACCAGCCTAGTGCTAGACGTCCCACTCCACCTGTCCTGCCAAAGTCTAGCCTGGACCTGGGTTCACTCACCAACAACACAGCCCCACTGCCTGTGTCAGACATCCCAGGGCTGGATGACTGGGAGACAACAG GTAGTGTTCCAGCGAAACCTTTACgtgcagttcagagtattcctAGTGGGCCAAGTGTTTCTCGAAAGCCTTCAGTGATCAGAGTCCCAAGTAAGCTTGGTTCAA CATGTGAAGATGAACCTCAGGACACACCTTTTTCACTGCCAGTCCAGTGGCCCATAGGTGGTCGGGTTCCAGCTGTGACACGGAAGCCAAGTATTACATCAAAACCTACTTACCAGGCAGAACTGCAG GATTCTAGTCATCCCGAGATTGTCAGCAGCTCTGTGCCTGCCTTGTCCCTTCCTCCTCG ACCCATTGGAGGCAAAGTGCTTCCCCCTCGGCCTCCACCAGCCAAAGTGGGGCCAGGACGCCCCCCTCCTCCAAAGACTGGTGCCACCCACCGCTCTTCCTTCCAGGCTGGGACAAGTGTGTCTACATCCAGACAACGTCAAAGTCAGAGGACATCCAAGCAAGGTCCTGTACTGCCCCCCAGGCCCAACCCTGGACATGCACTCTACAACAAATACACA CTGGGAGTTCCACATGGAATTGCAGAGTTTGACTACAATGGCACAAATTCAGGCGAGCTTTCCTTTCAG AAAAATGAGGTTCTGTTGCTGCTAGAACAGATTGACAGCAATACCTTTGAGTGCCAAGTTGGGGATACCAGGGGACGTGTGCGCAAGTCCTACATGAAGATCATCACTCCTCTTTTTAATGTCTCTGGTGATTCAGACCTGGAG GCTACAAGTTTCAACCAAACTAGACGAGGAGTGAGCAGTGATCTAGAAGTGCGCGCTCTTCATGACTTTACTCCAG AGAGCCCTGAAGAACTGGCACTAAGGGTGGGAGACACAGTGTCCAACATAAAGGAAGTGGACAGCGAGTGGTATTCTGGAACCTGCCGAGGACGCACTGGATTCTTCCCAAGAAACTATGTCAAAGTGCTGGTGAGTGCT TCCACAATCCCCCCTCCACCAGCAAGTGGAAAGAGAAGGCGCCCAGGGCCACTGGAAGTCAG TGGCCCTCGGTGTGTAGCACGGTTTGACTTTGAAGGCGAGCACAGTGATGAGCTGACCTTCTCCGAAGGAGATGTGATTCAACTAAAGAAGTACGTGGATGAAGAATGGGCAGAGGGGGAGCTTGGCAGTCACGCGGGCATTTTCCCCCTCAACTTTGTCGAGGTCATAGAGGACTTGCCGGCCCCGCCTTCCCAGCAGTTTCTTCCAACAAAGATGACACTTCCTG GTATGACTTCTAAGAATCAGGAGAAACATAGCCAG TCTGAACCTTCAGAAGGGGAGTGGGCTGTGACTTTGTATGACTTCACAGCCGAGACAGACCAGGAACTCACCCTTCAGCAGGGGGACCGTGTCCTGGTCACAGAGCGTGTTGATGCTGACTGGTGCTCTGGCAAGCTGCATGGCAGAGAGGGGCTCTTCCCCTCTGCCTTTGTGGAGTTCTGCGCAGGTAAGGGGGCTCATGCAGGGGGATGCTTGAGGAGCTCACGGGGATTGAAGGAGATGGTTGACGACTCTTGTTTTCCAGCCCTGCCGCCAGCCATCACAGAGGGAGCGCAAAGAGCAAGAGCTTTGTATGATTTCAGCTCGCAGTGTGAAGAAGAGCTGTCCATGAAG gTGGGTGACATTATTATAGGAGTGGAGTCTGTCGATCATGAATGGTTTGTTGGGGAACTCCATGGCCAGCGTGGATTGGTCCCCAAGAGCTACATCCAGCTTCTCTAG